The DNA window AGCGGCAGCGCTTGGCGCCGATCGTCCGCGGCCCGGTTTTCATCATCCCGGATTTGCTCTATAGCGAGGCCTTCTGGCATCGGACCCGGCCCTGTGGTCGGCCGCCCCCACGGGCCTGATGCCGTTTGCCAACACGCCTGAGCCTTGCCGGAACACCTACATCGATGAGTGAGACCCCTGTCGCCATTATCATGGGAAGCCAGTCCGACTGGGCGACCATGAAGCACGCCGCCCTGACGCTGGACGCCCTCGGGATCGGCCACGCCGACAGGATCGTCTCGGCGCACCGCACGCCGGACCGTCTGGTGGACTTCGCCAAATCCGCCAGGGACGCCGGCTTCAAGGTCATCATCGCCGGTGCCGGCGGCGCGGCGCACCTGCCCGGCATGACGGCCTCGATGACCCCCCTGCCGGTCTTCGGCGTTCCCGTCGAGAGCAAGGCTCTGAGCGGCAAGGACAGCCTCCTCTCCATCGTCCAGATGCCCGGCGGCATTCCGGTCGGAACGCTCGCGATCGGCAAGCCCGGCGCGATCAACGCCGCCCTTCTCGCCGCTGCCGTGCTGGCGCTGGGCGATGCGGAGCTTGCCGCGCGCCTCGACGCTTACCGCGCCCGCCAGACCGACGCCGTCGCGCTCGAGCCTGTCGACGAGGAGCCCGCAAAGTGAGTCCAGCACCGCTTGCGCCCGGCGCCGTGATCGGCATTCTCGGCGGCGGCCAGCTCGGCCGCATGATCGCCCTTGCCGCCGCCCGCCTCGGCTTCGACTGCCATGTCTATTGCCCCGAGCCGGACAGCCCCGCCTTCCGCGTCGCCGCAAGGCATACGGTGGCGGCCTATGACGACGTCGAGGCGCTCGCCGCCTTCGCCGCCGACGTCGATGTCGTCACCTACGAATTCGAGAACGTGCCGGCCGAGACCGCCCATCTGATCGCCGCGAGGAGGCCGCTCTACCCCGATGCGCGGGCGCTGGCGATCACGCAGGACCGTCTTGCCGAGAAGACGTTTCTCTCCGAGACGGGCATCGCGGTCGCCCCCTTCGCCACGGTCGACACGGCGGCGGACATCGAGGCGGCAATCGCCGGCACCGGCCTGCCGGCGATCATCAAGACGCGCCGCTTCGGCTACGACGGCAAGGGGCAGGCCCGCGTCGAGACGGCCGGCGACATTGCGCAGGCGCTGAAGCGCTTCGGCGGCAATCTCATCCTGGAAGGCTTCGTTCCCTTCGCGATGGAGGTCTCGGCCATCGTCGTGCGCGGCCGCGACGGCATGGCCGACGTCTACGACATCGGCGAGAACCGCCACGCCAACCACATTCTCGATGAGACAATCGTGCCCGCGCCGATCGATCCGGCGACCGCCGAGGCCGCGCGCGAACTCGGCCTTTCGATCGCCAGGGCACTCGACTACATCGGCGTCCTCGGCGTCGAGATGTTCCTCGTGCGCGACAAGGACGGCGAGCGCATCGTCGTCAACGAGCTTGCCCCGCGCGTTCACAACTCCGGCCACTGGACGGAAGACGCGGCGCTGACCTCGCAGTTCGAGAATCATGTCCGCGCCATTGCCGGCTGGCCGATTGGCTCCACTGAGCGCCTTGCCGGCGTCACGATGAAGAATCTCATTGGCGAGGAGGCGAACGACGCGCTGTCGATCGTCGCCGATCCGCAGGCACGGCTTCATCTCTACGGCAAGCGGGAGGCAAGGCCGGGGCGCAAGATGGGCCACGTCAACCGGCTGACACGCCTATAGGAAGGCCGCAGGAACGGCAGGGCCGGACATCGCTGGCGCTCTCCCCGCTCAAAACCTCGGGAGACCTTGCGATTTTTCCAGCTTTGCCGGTGGACACTGTCCGGCTCTTCTGGTAAATCGCTCCCACTCGATTGGTACCCATGGTACCGAACGGTGGTTTCCACCGCTTATCCCCGCCGGGACAATCATTCGAATTCACGGGAAGGTTACGCGTGCAGGTACTCGTTCGCGACAACAATGTTGATCAGGCTCTCAAGGCGCTCAAGAAGAAGATGCAGCGCGAGGGTATTTTCCGCGAGATGAAGCTTCGCGATCACTACGAGAAGCCCTCGGAGAAGCGTGCGCGCGAGAAGGCCGAGGCCGTCCGCCGCGCCCGCAAGCTGGCGCGCAAGCGGGCCCAGCGCGAAGGCCTGCTCCCGGGCAAGGGCCGCTGAGCCGTCCTGCCTGCCGGCTTCGTTGATCGTCAGACACTGCGATAGCGGAGGCGACCGTCAAGGCGGTCGTCTCTTTTTGCGCGTGCGCAAGCTGGCGCGCGTCTCGACCGGACCCGACCGCGAAACTTGGCATTTTGGCCCGGATTCGGATATTTTGTCTGATAAGACAGACGAAACAAAGGGAACCGGCAAGGCTTGGGCCAGGCCTTGCCGCACAGTTCCGAGGGCACGGATTGGAATGATGCAGCGCTTTTCCCGCGGATTGACAGCCTCTCTTCTTCTCGGTGCCTCGCTGGCCCTTTCGGGCTGCGTCAGCGGTGGCTCCGACCAGACGGCCGATCTTGAGCGGGTCACGCTCAATCCCAATGCCGCCTCGCCGGAGAATATCTCGTCCCTGTCGGAAGTGATCGCGCGCAATCCACAGGATGCCAGCGCCTACAACATCCGCGGCTCGGCCTACGGGCAGGCGGGGCGCTACCGGGAAGCGATCCAGGATTTCTCCACGGCGATCCAGCTCAATCCGAATCTCTATCAGGCCTACGCCAACCGCGGCCTCGTCTATCGCCGCATCGGCCAGCCGCAGAAGGCCCTGGCCGACTACAACGCGGCGATCCAGATCAACCCGCAATATGGCTCGGCCTATCGCCAGCGCGGCTCGATCTACCGCCAGCTCGGCCAGACGCAGTTGGCCCTGCAGGATTTCAACACCGCGATCTCGATCTCGTCGTCCGATGCCGGCGCCTATTACAATCGCGCGCTGATCTATCAGGCGCAGGGCCAGCATGACATCGCGATCTCCGAGTTCACCACCGCGATGGCGCTCGATCCCAACCTGCCGGACGCCTTCAACGGCCGCGGGCAGAGCGAGCTTGCGCTCGGCCGCGACAAGGAAGCCCTGCAGGACTTTGCCGCAGCCGTGAACCGCAACAAGAACTCCGCCGTCTTCTGGACCAACCTCGGCATCGCCCAGATTCGTCTCGGCCAGCAGAAGGAGGGCCTTGCCTCCGTGCGGCGCGGTGCAGCCCTCGATCCGAAATACCGGCCGGCCCAGGACGCCTTGAGCCAGTTCGGCGCCGGCTGATCCGGCCGGGCAGCGCCCCCTTCAGGTCATCCCATAAAAAAGGGACCGGAGCTTTCGCACCGGTCCCTTTTTTATGTCGTGAGAAGGCTCCGCCCCTTCCGAGGAAGGGGACGGTCCCTCTGTTCTCTCACTCGAGGTTCTTGATGATGTTCTCGACCATTTTCTTGGCGTCGGCGAAGAGCATCATGGTGTTGTCGCGGAAGAAGAGCTCGTTCTCGACGCCGGCATAGCCCGATCCCATGCCGCGCTTGATGAACAGCACGGTCTTGGCCTTGTCGACGTCGAGGATCGGCATGCCGTAGATGGCCGAGGTCGGGTCGGTCTTGGCCGCCGGGTTGGTGACGTCGTTGGCGCCGATGACGAAGGCAACGTCGGCCTGGGCGAACTCGGAGTTGATGTCTTCCAGCTCGAACACCTCGTCATAGGGCACGTTCGCTTCTGCCAGCAGCACGTTCATGTGCCCGGGCATGCGGCCGGCGACCGGGTGGATGGCGTATTTGACCTCGACGCCCTCCTCCTTGAGCTTGTCGGCCATCTCGCGCAGCGCATGCTGGGCCTGGGCGACCGCCATGCCGTAGCCCGGCACGATGATCACCTTGCCGGCGTTCTTCATGATGAAGGCCGCATCCTCCGCCGAGCCCTGCTTGACCGGCCGGGTCTCCACCGCGCCGCCCGCCGGGCCCGCCGTCTCGCCGCCGAAGCCGCCGAGGATGACCGAGATGAACGACCGGTTCATGCCCTTGCACATGATGTAGGAGAGGATCGCGCCCGACGAGCCGACGAGGGCGCCGGTGATGATCAGCGCCGTGTTGCCGAGCGTGAAGCCGATGCCGGCCGCCGCCCAGCCCGAGTAGCTGTTCAGCATCGAGACGACGACGGGCATGTCCGCGCCGCCGATCGGGATGATGATCAGGATGCCGAGCGCCAGCGCCGCCAGCGTGATCAGCCAGAAGACGGCGTGGCTCTCGGTGTTGACCAGCACGACGATCAGGATGACGAGGGCGGCGGCGAGCGCGATGTTGATCACGTGCCGGCCGGGCAGCATGATCGGCTTGCCGGACATCCGCCCGTCGAGCTTCAGGAAGGCGATGACCGAGCCGGTGAAGGTGATCGCGCCGATGGCGACACCGAGGCTCATCTCGACCAGCGCCTGGCCGTGGATCGAGCCGACCTCGCCGATGCCGAGCGCCGAGGGGGCGTAGAGCGCGCCGGCCGCCACCATCACCGCGGCAAGGCCGACGAGCGAGTGGAAGGCCGCGACCAGCTGCGGCATCGCCGTCATGGCGATCTTGCGGGCGATGACCGCGCCGGCGCCGCCGCCGATGGCGAGCGCGATCACGATCAGCGCGATCGAGCCGACGGAGAGATGGATGCCGGCCAGCGTCGTGAGGATCGCGATCCCCATGCCGACCATGCCGTAGAGGTTGCCCTTGCGCGAGGTCACGGGGCTGGAAAGCCCCCTCAGCGCCATGATGAACAGAACAGCAGAGACGAGATAAAGGCTCGCCATCACATTCGCGGACATCGCCTTATCCCTTCTTCTTGTACATCGCCAGCATCCGGCTGGTGACCAGGAAGCCGCCGAAGATGTTCACCGCCGCAAGGATCACGGCGACGAAGCCGAAGCCGCGCGCCATGCCCGCCGACGCCGACGTCGACAGATCGACGCCCACCGCCAGCAGCGCGCCGACGATGATCACCGACGAGATCGCGTTGGTGACGCTCATCAGCGGCGTGTGGAGGGCCGGCGTCACCGACCAGACCACGTAGTAGCCGACGAAGATCGCGAGCACGAAGATCGACAGGCGGAAGACGAAGGGATCGATCGCGCCCCCGCTCATGGAATGGACGGCCGCGCCGATGCCGTCGTCGAGGCCGTTATGCGCGGCGCCCGCAAGCTGGTCCACGATGGAGCCGGCGGCTTTGGCCGCCTCGGCGGCCTGGTCGGCGGCAAGCCGGGCCGCCTCCGCCGCCGCCCGGGCGCGCTCCAGCGCCTCGTCGGGTGAAAGTGTTGCCATGGTCGTTGTCCCCTTGGATCAGTCGCGGGGTCCGTGCCCCGCGCGAGGTTCGGTTGGCCTCATGGGATAGGAAAATCGGAAAGCACGCGCCGTGCGGCAGCCGAGAATGGCAAGACTGCCGGAAGCCCCCTCCCCGAGGAAGATGGCCGCCCGGCAAGACCCGCCGAGGGGGCCGGGCGCCGAAGCCGGCGCCCCCGCCTCCTTGCCTAGAAGGCCCCTTACGCGGCCTCTTTCGGCGCAAACGCCGGATGTACCACCGCGCCGTCGCGCGTCAGCACCGTCGCCTTCACCAGTTCGTCCTCGTAGTCGACCTTGAGCGCCTTGGCCTCCTTGTCGACCAGCGTCTCCACGAAGGCGTAGAGGTTCTTGGCATAGAGCTGCGAGGCCGTCGCCGCGATGCGGCCCGCCACGTTCCTGTGGCCGACGATCTTCACCGCCCCGATCTCGACGATCTCGCCGGCGACCGCGCCTTCCACGTTGCCGCCGCGCTCCACCGCCAGATCCACCAGCACCGAGCCCGGCCGCATGGAGGCGAGCATCTCGGCCGTCACCAGCCGCGGCGCCTGCCGGCCCGGGATCAGCGCCGTGGTGATCACGACGTCCTGCTTCTTGATGTGTTCGGCAACGAGGGCGGCCTGCTTGGCCTGATACTCGGCCGACATCGGCTTGGCGTAGCCCGCCGCCGTCTCGGCCTGCTTGAACTCCTCGTCCTCGACCGCGATGAACTTGCCGCCGAGCGACTCCACCTGCTCCTTGGAGGCCGGCCGCACGTCGGTGGCCGACACCACCGCGCCGAGGCGCTTGGCGGTCGCGATCGCCTGCAGGCCGGCAACGCCCGCGCCCATCACGAAGACGCGCGCCGCCGGCACCGTGCCCGCCGCCGTCATCATCATCGGGAAGGCCCGGTCGTAGACCTCGGCCGCGTCGATCACCGCCTGGTAGCCGGCAAGGTTGGCCTGGGACGACAGAACGTCCATCACCTGCGCGCGAGTGATGCGCGGCATGAACTCCATCGCCACCGCGACGAGCCCGGCCTCCGCCATCGCCTTGACCGCGTCCTCGTGGCCATAGGGGTCCATGGTGGCGATCACCAGCGCGCCCTTCGGGATCAGGCCAAGCTCTTCCGCCTCGGGACGGCGCACCTTCAGCACCACGTCGGCGCCGGCATAGGTGTCCGCCGCCGAGCCGGCGATCTTCGCCCCCGCCGCCTCATACTCGCCGTCCGGTATCCGCGACAGCGCACCGGCGCCCGTCTCCACAACCACCTCGGCACCAAGGCCGACATAACGCTTCACAACATCCGGAACCACCGCAACGCGGCCCTCGCCAGATGCAACCTCTTTAGGGACGGCAATTCGCATTACCAAAACCTCCAAACGGTAGATCCCTTGACCTCGCTGACAGGCAAGGTGGTTTCAGGCGAGCAAAACCCGCCAGTCCGCCGGGGTGGGTCAGACCGAAATGTCAGATCAAAGCTGCTCAGCAAGATTGACAGTCGGGCGCGACGCCGGCCCCGCCATCGAAATCAGAGGAGGAAAACAGCCATCAGAACCAGAATGACCACGACAGCCGCCGTGCCGTATTTCACCATATGGATGAAATTGGCATAGGTCTTCTCATGGGCGTCATAGTCCATCGCGCTGGTATGCTCAGCCATTCCCGTTCCTCCACGTTCCTCCGGAAAGCGGCGGCATTGGCCGGCACGACTTTCCTCTCCTCCGCACCGGCTTGTCGCCGGTCCTTGTCTCGATAGCCTGCCGCCCGCATGCCGGCAAGGCACCGGAATGCCGCGGCACTCGCTACGGCCTCGCTTTATGACAAAATCGAGGCCGGCCCGCAATGGTATACCAGACCTTCATTCGTCGAAGACGCCTTCGCTCAAAGCCCCGCGACCTCGAGCGCCCGCTGCTGCCTGGCGGCGAGATCCTCGATGCGGAACCCCTCGATCGCCTCATTGAACAGCGTGTGGAAATTGAGCTCGGCGGCAAGGTGAAGAAAGACCGCGCCAAGACCGATGGCGGCCCGGTCCATGAAGACGAACTCGCGCGGCACCCGCACCGGCCCCTCCTCCTTCAGGGCCTGATGCACCCGAAAAGCTTCCTTGCGGCCATAAGCGCCAGGGCTGACGCCGTCGGCAATCGTGCGCACCCGGTCGTCGAGCAGCGGTCCGTAGATGAAGCGCGCCCAGATGTTGAGGATTTCGACGAGCCGCTTCGTCAGGCCCTTGAAGCCCCAGGTCTCGTAGGCGGACACGATGCGCGCCTCGTCGTCTTCCTGGAGCCCGCGGTAAAGCTCGACGACCCCGGCGACGAAGGACGGCGGAAAGATGCGCACGCAGCCGTAGTCGAGCAGGTTGATTCCCTCAGGCCGGCCGTCCTCCTCGAAGGCGCTGTAGTTGCCGAGATGCGGATCGCCATGGATCACGCCATGACCGGCGAAGGGATGCCACCAGGCGGTGAACATCGCCTTGGCGATCCGGTTGCGGTCCTCCAGCGAGGCGGTCTTGTAGTCGAGCAGCCGCCGCCCCTCCAGCCAGCCCATGGTCAGGAGACGGCGGGTGGACAATTCCCTGTGGACAGACGGCACGCGGACCAGCGGCTGGCCCGACAGCATGGCCGCGTAGAGCGCGGCGTGACGTGCCTCGCGCTCATAATCGAGTTCCTCGCGGATCCGCTCCGAGATCTCCTGCCGGATCTCGGTCGTGTCGATCACGGCGCCCATGCGCCGGTGCAGCGAGAAGATGAGATCGAGCTGCGAAAGATCGGCCTCCACGGCCGAGGCCATGTCGGGATACTGCAGCTTCACCGCAAGCGCCTCGCCCTTGAGGCTGACGGCCTTGTGGACCTGCCCGAGCGAGGCGGCGTGCGCCGGCTGGCGATCGAAGCTCTTGAACCGCCTTTCCCAGCCGAGGCCGAGTTCGGCGGTCATCCGGCGCTTGACGAAGGCCGGGCCCATCGGCGGGGCGTTGGACTGAAGCTGGGAAAGTTCCTCGGCATATTCGGGCGGCAGCACGTCGGGCACGGTGGCAAGCAGTTGCGCCACCTTCATCAGCGGTCCCTTGAGATTGCCGAGAGTGGCCGCAAGCGAGGCCGCCGAATTGGCATCGTCCCGGCCGAGCAGGCGATTGGCGCCGATCTTCGCGGCCACGCCGCCGATATTGGTGCCGACGCGCGCATAGCGCATGGCCCGCGCGGACAACCGGTTGCGTTCGTCGTCGGATGAGGATGGCAAGGGGGATCACGCTCCGCCAGAACTGAAACAGTGACCTCTAGATAGGAGAGTCGGAGCCAAATGTCTCGCGGCCGGAATGTCCATGCGCGCGGCAGGGCCAAGGGCACGCCATCACCCCGGCCCGGCGCCGCCGAGCCGGTCCCGGATCCAGCGGGCAAGCCCCTCTTCCTCGACCTCGCCGGCGGCAAGGGACAGGATGATGGCGGCGGCATCCGCCTCAGGCGCGAGGAAATCAAACCCGTTCAGCCCCAGAAAGACGATGAGTGACAGGAATGCCGCCCGCTTGTTGCCATCCACGAATGGGTGATTGCGGGCAATGCCGAAGGCATAGGCAGCCGCCAAATCCGCCAAATCTCCGCCTTGATAAGCAAAGCGGTTGAGCGGCCGCCCGAGAGCGGATTCCAAGGCCCCTGCATCGCGCAGACCAGAAGGCCCGCCAAAAATGGCGAGTTGCTCGTCGTGGATGGCTTCGACGATTTCGCGCGTCAGCCACACCGGCTCGGGAATAGCGGTGGTCTCCGACATGCGACAGCAACCGAACTACTTGGCAAGTTCGCGAAGCGTGTTGCTATAGGTCTTCATCGCCTTGCGGGCGATCTCCATGGCCTTGTCGAAGGTCGGGTCGGCTGGCGAAAGCCTGACGCCGCCATCCGGTGTCTTGCTGACGAAGACCGTGTCCCCTTGTTCGAGACCGAGTTCCACCAGCAATTCCTTCGGCAGGATGACGCCGGTCGAGTTGCCGATCTTCTTCAGTTCCAGCTTCATGACGTGCCTCTCCATCAACGTTATACGAAATGTATAACGTGAAGGTCGGCGCAACAAGCAAGGCCTCGAAAGAGAAGGGAGCCGCGCGACTCACGCAGGCTTCGGCACCCTCGGATCGTCGAGCGGAACCTTGAAGGCATTGAGAACGGGACCGGCGGGCGTGTTGCGCTGCTCGGTGATGATCGCATCGCCGGGGCCGACCTCGCCGAGGTCCACGTCGCGGTCGGGAAGCACCACGATGGCGCGATGGCCGATCTTGACGACGATCTGGCCGCCATGCGGAACGGCGGCCTTCGCCCAGGCCCGCAGTTGCCCCTGAAACGGCTCCTGCCGCCAGGCGTCGGGACGGGCCGGATCGACGAGGGCGAGAACACGCTGGCCATCCAGCTCCGCCGTCAGGATGATCTTGCTGCGGGACGGTTTCCATTCCTCGCCAAGGACCGCCACCGTCAGATAGCCGCAATGAAAGTCCCGGCACTCCTGCGGCCGGTCGGCGTAGATGTCGCAGCGCTTGCGGGTGGAACAATGCGGGCACCAGCGGCCGACGGGCTTTTCCAGTTCGATCACCGCCGGCACCATGCAGCACAGGCCGCAGCCCTCGCAGTTTCTGCCGTTGACGATCGTCGCCATCCCCCGCCCCGAAGCTGTTGCACTCTTGGTGCAGATTATCAGGCGCCGGCCGGCTCGGACAGGGCGCCGGACGCGATCCGGTGAAGACGGTCGGCAATCGCGTCACGGCTGTCGAGCAGCCCCTTGTAGGCCAGTTGGTCGGCATCGAGCGCCAGAAGCTGGCCGCGCAGACCTTCGGCAAGACGCGCACCGTCGGCGTGCGCCTCAAGCGCCCCGATCGGGTCGACCATGACCTTGATCGTGAAAAGGATATCGCCGCTTCCCGGCAGACGGCGCAATGTCTGCCGCTCGACCCGGATGAAGGAGGCAAGCCCGCCTTCGCCGCCAGCCCGGTCGGGCGCATCGGATTTGGTCTGCGGATGATGCAACAGGGCGTCCGTCGTCAGCGACCAGTTGTAGCGCTCCACCGGGATTTCGGTGCGAAGGCTCGAAAAGATGCGGTTGATGCGGGTGCCGAGCCGCTCCGCATAGCCGGGGACGGTCGTGTGAATGGCATCCATCGGCCGGCCGAATTTCTCCATCAGCGACCAGAAGGAGGGAAAGCAGAGGGTGGCGG is part of the Hartmannibacter diazotrophicus genome and encodes:
- the purE gene encoding 5-(carboxyamino)imidazole ribonucleotide mutase, coding for MSETPVAIIMGSQSDWATMKHAALTLDALGIGHADRIVSAHRTPDRLVDFAKSARDAGFKVIIAGAGGAAHLPGMTASMTPLPVFGVPVESKALSGKDSLLSIVQMPGGIPVGTLAIGKPGAINAALLAAAVLALGDAELAARLDAYRARQTDAVALEPVDEEPAK
- a CDS encoding 5-(carboxyamino)imidazole ribonucleotide synthase, which produces MSPAPLAPGAVIGILGGGQLGRMIALAAARLGFDCHVYCPEPDSPAFRVAARHTVAAYDDVEALAAFAADVDVVTYEFENVPAETAHLIAARRPLYPDARALAITQDRLAEKTFLSETGIAVAPFATVDTAADIEAAIAGTGLPAIIKTRRFGYDGKGQARVETAGDIAQALKRFGGNLILEGFVPFAMEVSAIVVRGRDGMADVYDIGENRHANHILDETIVPAPIDPATAEAARELGLSIARALDYIGVLGVEMFLVRDKDGERIVVNELAPRVHNSGHWTEDAALTSQFENHVRAIAGWPIGSTERLAGVTMKNLIGEEANDALSIVADPQARLHLYGKREARPGRKMGHVNRLTRL
- the rpsU gene encoding 30S ribosomal protein S21, with product MVPNGGFHRLSPPGQSFEFTGRLRVQVLVRDNNVDQALKALKKKMQREGIFREMKLRDHYEKPSEKRAREKAEAVRRARKLARKRAQREGLLPGKGR
- a CDS encoding tetratricopeptide repeat protein, with the translated sequence MMQRFSRGLTASLLLGASLALSGCVSGGSDQTADLERVTLNPNAASPENISSLSEVIARNPQDASAYNIRGSAYGQAGRYREAIQDFSTAIQLNPNLYQAYANRGLVYRRIGQPQKALADYNAAIQINPQYGSAYRQRGSIYRQLGQTQLALQDFNTAISISSSDAGAYYNRALIYQAQGQHDIAISEFTTAMALDPNLPDAFNGRGQSELALGRDKEALQDFAAAVNRNKNSAVFWTNLGIAQIRLGQQKEGLASVRRGAALDPKYRPAQDALSQFGAG
- a CDS encoding NAD(P)(+) transhydrogenase (Re/Si-specific) subunit beta; protein product: MSANVMASLYLVSAVLFIMALRGLSSPVTSRKGNLYGMVGMGIAILTTLAGIHLSVGSIALIVIALAIGGGAGAVIARKIAMTAMPQLVAAFHSLVGLAAVMVAAGALYAPSALGIGEVGSIHGQALVEMSLGVAIGAITFTGSVIAFLKLDGRMSGKPIMLPGRHVINIALAAALVILIVVLVNTESHAVFWLITLAALALGILIIIPIGGADMPVVVSMLNSYSGWAAAGIGFTLGNTALIITGALVGSSGAILSYIMCKGMNRSFISVILGGFGGETAGPAGGAVETRPVKQGSAEDAAFIMKNAGKVIIVPGYGMAVAQAQHALREMADKLKEEGVEVKYAIHPVAGRMPGHMNVLLAEANVPYDEVFELEDINSEFAQADVAFVIGANDVTNPAAKTDPTSAIYGMPILDVDKAKTVLFIKRGMGSGYAGVENELFFRDNTMMLFADAKKMVENIIKNLE
- a CDS encoding NAD(P) transhydrogenase subunit alpha — encoded protein: MATLSPDEALERARAAAEAARLAADQAAEAAKAAGSIVDQLAGAAHNGLDDGIGAAVHSMSGGAIDPFVFRLSIFVLAIFVGYYVVWSVTPALHTPLMSVTNAISSVIIVGALLAVGVDLSTSASAGMARGFGFVAVILAAVNIFGGFLVTSRMLAMYKKKG
- a CDS encoding Re/Si-specific NAD(P)(+) transhydrogenase subunit alpha, translated to MRIAVPKEVASGEGRVAVVPDVVKRYVGLGAEVVVETGAGALSRIPDGEYEAAGAKIAGSAADTYAGADVVLKVRRPEAEELGLIPKGALVIATMDPYGHEDAVKAMAEAGLVAVAMEFMPRITRAQVMDVLSSQANLAGYQAVIDAAEVYDRAFPMMMTAAGTVPAARVFVMGAGVAGLQAIATAKRLGAVVSATDVRPASKEQVESLGGKFIAVEDEEFKQAETAAGYAKPMSAEYQAKQAALVAEHIKKQDVVITTALIPGRQAPRLVTAEMLASMRPGSVLVDLAVERGGNVEGAVAGEIVEIGAVKIVGHRNVAGRIAATASQLYAKNLYAFVETLVDKEAKALKVDYEDELVKATVLTRDGAVVHPAFAPKEAA
- a CDS encoding aa3-type cytochrome c oxidase subunit IV, producing MAEHTSAMDYDAHEKTYANFIHMVKYGTAAVVVILVLMAVFLL
- a CDS encoding ABC1 kinase family protein is translated as MRYARVGTNIGGVAAKIGANRLLGRDDANSAASLAATLGNLKGPLMKVAQLLATVPDVLPPEYAEELSQLQSNAPPMGPAFVKRRMTAELGLGWERRFKSFDRQPAHAASLGQVHKAVSLKGEALAVKLQYPDMASAVEADLSQLDLIFSLHRRMGAVIDTTEIRQEISERIREELDYEREARHAALYAAMLSGQPLVRVPSVHRELSTRRLLTMGWLEGRRLLDYKTASLEDRNRIAKAMFTAWWHPFAGHGVIHGDPHLGNYSAFEEDGRPEGINLLDYGCVRIFPPSFVAGVVELYRGLQEDDEARIVSAYETWGFKGLTKRLVEILNIWARFIYGPLLDDRVRTIADGVSPGAYGRKEAFRVHQALKEEGPVRVPREFVFMDRAAIGLGAVFLHLAAELNFHTLFNEAIEGFRIEDLAARQQRALEVAGL
- a CDS encoding type II toxin-antitoxin system death-on-curing family toxin; translated protein: MSETTAIPEPVWLTREIVEAIHDEQLAIFGGPSGLRDAGALESALGRPLNRFAYQGGDLADLAAAYAFGIARNHPFVDGNKRAAFLSLIVFLGLNGFDFLAPEADAAAIILSLAAGEVEEEGLARWIRDRLGGAGPG
- a CDS encoding AbrB/MazE/SpoVT family DNA-binding domain-containing protein, with translation MKLELKKIGNSTGVILPKELLVELGLEQGDTVFVSKTPDGGVRLSPADPTFDKAMEIARKAMKTYSNTLRELAK
- a CDS encoding YkgJ family cysteine cluster protein, translated to MATIVNGRNCEGCGLCCMVPAVIELEKPVGRWCPHCSTRKRCDIYADRPQECRDFHCGYLTVAVLGEEWKPSRSKIILTAELDGQRVLALVDPARPDAWRQEPFQGQLRAWAKAAVPHGGQIVVKIGHRAIVVLPDRDVDLGEVGPGDAIITEQRNTPAGPVLNAFKVPLDDPRVPKPA
- a CDS encoding heme-dependent oxidative N-demethylase family protein, with product MDLAHTPYDGSSAPFTIGLKPLDPTRWIEPDALLAAYLDEKDALLRDKRGLVFQAEPETVGAQAEVFSLLADYLPGQFPGIYAREGDAIRIIPAGRTVAMDAEAPLLSAARLVQEDLCLMREGEGGYRLAAATLCFPSFWSLMEKFGRPMDAIHTTVPGYAERLGTRINRIFSSLRTEIPVERYNWSLTTDALLHHPQTKSDAPDRAGGEGGLASFIRVERQTLRRLPGSGDILFTIKVMVDPIGALEAHADGARLAEGLRGQLLALDADQLAYKGLLDSRDAIADRLHRIASGALSEPAGA